Part of the Candidatus Brocadia sinica JPN1 genome, TATGATTCCGTCCCGAATTTCTTCGTACTGCCTTTGGTCACCAAGTTTTTCCTCCATAAAATTTTTTACGGCTGGCGCTGCATAATCTATATCAGCAACTGGTAATCCTTTTTGAAAATAGAATTTAAAGGAGAGCACAACCTGTTCGTATAAATATGCCTCGGTCTTGTCAGTGCTGAGTTCTACAAAGACGAGCTTTTCAAGGTCAGGAGACTGTGAACCTGATGAGCGAGGTGCATCAGCAACTTCCACCTTTATTGGATGAGAAGAATACACCTTTCCCTTGTATTCCACTGAAGAGGCGCCTATTGTAAATTTACCTGTTGCCGTAGGTTGCAACACATAGGTATAGCCTTTATTTACAGAAACATCACCATTAATAATTCTCGTTTGTGCAGATATTTGCGGGCCAAACAACAAGGTAAACCCATCAATGCTTGGAAATGAAGGGGGCAAGGTATCCTGAGTGCCATGAATGGTCAATGTTAACTTTAATTGTTCGTCTAACGTTAAGACATTTTGATCGACCGTCGCCGTTAGACGAATATCCTCGGCGAATGTCTTTCCGATGCATCCAAGGATTATAATGACAGAAATCAAAACACTAAAATATTTGTAATATATCTCTTCAAATGATTTGTATCTCATTTCTTAACCTCTGCCCCAACCTTCTAAAATAATCACCAATCCTTTTCAACAGATCTATGTTGTAAATGCTGTGCATCCCTTTTCATAAGTCGTGTCTCTTTCTCCGCGTGATTCAATGCCTCCAGAAGCCGATCCGCCTCCTCTTTCGTCATTTGTTTTTGGTCCTGAGATTGCGGCTGTTGTTGCTCTGAACGCTGGTCTTTTTGCTTATCCTTATCAGATTGATCCTGGTTATTCTCTTTTTTATCCTTATTTTCTTTCCGGGTACTTTCTGGCCTGGGATCTTGTTTATCTTTCTGTGATTCCTGGTTTTGTTCTTCCCCGCTCTTATTGTCATCGGATTGCCGTTGCTCGTTTTTATCCTGTTCTTCTTCCTGCTGCCGGTCTTTTTGATCCTGACCCTGCTGCTTTTGTTCATTTTCCTGCATCTTTCGCTCAACGTACTCATAGTTATATTTGGCATCATTTTTCAGTATATCGAGTTCGCTACCAACCTTGTGTTCAATTTCATCGATAAAATCCACTGTTTTCTTATAACACTCCAGAGCCTCTTTCATCTGACCCTGCCGGTACAGGGTATTGCCCATATTAAAACTCGATTTTGCCTTCATTTCAAGATCCCCGGTTCTTATTACCTTCTCAAACAGTTGAGCGGCTTCATGGTATTTACTCCTCTTGTATTGAGCATTGGCTATGTTAAAGTCTAACTGGATGGTGTTGGGTGAATCCACCTGCGCATTTACGTATTTATCCAATGCCTCGTCATACTTACTCTCGTTATAAAGGCTGTTTCCCTCCCTTACCTTGTCAGCAAGAGGGTCTATCCATCCTAGAGATACCCATCCAAATAGTACCACTACGAAAAATAATAATTTGCAATGCTTCATTTTATTTGAGGAATTCACGGAATTACTTTTTTTCGATCTGACAAAAAACTCTCTAAGGTAATAAGCACAATCGCAATAAAAAGAGGAATCTGATAGCGATTCACATATCTTTTCACGCGCTGCGTTTTGTAGACAGACTCTTCTATCTTCGCGATACTATCCTTGTAAATCTTTTCTAAACCCCATTCTGTACCGTAAGCAGGAGTATACAGTCCGCCCGTCTCCAAAGCGATTTTATTTAACGTAATTTCGTCTAATCTTGATTTAATAACCTGCCCCTGTCTATCTTTTAGCAATCTTTCCTGACCACTCTCATCCTTCATCCTGATGTAGGAACCATCCTTCTTTCCTACACCTACTGTATAGATAACGATACCCTGCTCTTTGGCCTTTGCGGCTGCTTTTAATGGATCATCTTCGTGATTCTCACCATCGGTAATCAATATGATAGCCTTGTGATTTTTTGAATTCGCCTCAAAGGTTGAAATCCCCTTTCTTATTGCCTCTGCCAGGGCAGTGCCTCCCTGTGGAATGATATTCGTATTTATGTCATCCAAAAAGAGACGAAAGGCGCCGTAATCAGAGGTCAATGGACAATAAGTAAATGCCGTACCTGCAAATACAACAAGACCAACACGATCTCCTTCCAATACATGAAGTAAATCTTCAACCTCCCTTTTTGCCACTTCTAATCGGTTTGGTTTTACATCGTCAGCCAGCATACTTCGTGAGGTATCCACCGCAATCGCAATATCAATCCCCTTCTTTTCAATTTCTTCCCAGTGGTAACCCCACTTGGGCTCTATAAGGGTAAATATCAGAAAAAGTATGCCAACAATCATTAAGGCAGCCTTGAGCCACTGTCTTTTCCAACTAACGAAAAGCCCGACTTTTTGTAGTAATTCTCTGTTTGCAAATGTATTCAGGTCATTCATCTTCTTTCTGAAGACGAGAAAATACCCGAGAATTACTATTGGAATAACAGGAAGTAAATACAGGTAATTAAGATTTCCGTACTTCATAATTATACTATTTGGACACAGATGAACGCAGATTATAAAGATGAAATAAATTATTATCGTCTGACTGGACGCCCACGACGAAGTCTGAGTATATCTGCTAAGATCCGCTTCCTATTTAAGGTATCTTCCTGAATTTTGTTTTGGTCATACCTAACTCAAATAACAACAACCCAAAGGCAGGCAGCAGAAAATAATGAAACAATTCATGATATTCTGTATACTGAGTTACCTCAGACTCTGTTTTTTCAAGTTTATCTATTTGACTATAAATTTCTTTCAGTGATTCAGTATCAGTTGCCCGGTAATATCTTCCGTCCGTAATCTTTGCAACTTCTCTGAGGGCATCATCGTCAATATCAATCTTTACCTGCTTCATTACCGTATTCCCAAACAGGTCAACCGCCGGAAACGGAGCCAAGCCTTTTGTTCCGGCGCCTATTGTATAAATCCTTATCCCGAATGTCCTTGCTATTTCCGCTGCCGTAAAGGGGTCTATCTCACCTGCATTATTTCTTCCGTCTGTCAGAAGGATAATTACCTTGCTCTTTGCCTTTGTATTTTTGAGTCTGTCCACAGATGAACCAATGCCAGAGCCTATAGCTGTGCCATCTTCAACCATTCCAATCTCCGCCTTTTCCAGAAGCTGTAATAGCATCCCATAATCAAGTGTCATTGGACACTGCGTATATGCCCGTCCGGCAAAAACAACCAGACCGATACGGTCGTTTGTGCGCTTCTGGATAAATTCTTTCACTACTTGTTTAATAACATAAAGCCGGTTATGCCTTCTGCCCCCGATTTCGAAGTCCTCTGCCAGCATACTTCCCGAAACATCCACCGCAAGGACAATATCTATCCCCTCAGTCGTTACCTTTGTCTGTTCATTTCCGTACTGAGGCCGTGCCAGGGCAATTACCAGGAGCACAATAGCAGCAGATCGAAGGATAATCAATACGTATCTGTACCGTTGCCAGAATGAGGGTTTTAATTTTTTCACCGTATCAAGAGAGGAGAAGAGTACTTGACTTGTCCCTCTGCGATGAAAAGACCAATACACTAAAGGTGGAATAACAACAAGTAATAACAGTAATAAAGGGTCATGAAAGATCATTGAAGCCTTTGTCTGAATCCTGGCAAAACAGGTTTAATAAATTCTCAATTTCAAATCCCAAAGAGATTCCAATTGATCAAGATCAAGATTGAAAAATGAAGTACTAAGGATATGGCACGGCCGACAGATGTATCTGTCCCCCCTTTGCAATCATATCCCAGATATCTGTTTCAGGAATCTCCTTCTCTAGAAAAACATTCACCACGGCCTGGAGTGCAACGTTGTTTGTCTTAAGAAGTTCTTCTACTCCTGTTATCGCGGTAAAATATTTGTTTATAATCGTTTCTCCCTGTTTATATATGTGAGCCCCTGCGAGCTCCTTTTTGCTGCCCATATCTACCTCATATTCCATGGAAATGCCCTTATCCACATAACTGAGCTTTAAGCTTACACCGGCGGTTTCTATATCCAAAAAGTAAATTTTATGTTTTCTTGAAAGGATTTCTTTGATCTCCGGGGTACCATAAATACCCCACAATGTTTGCACATTGTGTTTAAGCCTTGTAATCTCTTCATCAGAAATCTTACGTATTTGCGCTCTTGATGGCTTTGCAACCGTCTTATTTCCAAAACCTTTTTCATGACTTAAATATTCGTCCAAAAATTTTTCAGGCGCTTTTACCATATTTTTTACCCTTTTAAAAAGGTTTACAATAAACAGAATGATTAATAATTCCAAATAACATCTTATAAAAAGAGCAAAACATCTCAAGATTCCCTCCAATAAATTTTCATTTATTTAATGAGCAACCACCTCCTTTTCTTCAAAACGTTCTCTCGTTTCATCAATGAATCGTTTTGCTGCGTCATAGGTTTCTTGAATTTCCGACCTGGATGGCCCGTATCTTGCGTATTTCACCATATCACAACGTTCAAGGAATTCCTGGATCAATCGCTTGTGGGTATCGTCTAATTTATTTGTATGCGCCATCTCATCGAGAAATTCCTCGGTTGTCCGTTCCGGCGCCAATAAACCGAACCTTTTTTCTATATAATGCCGCACAATATCTGTCAGGCGATAATAATACTCCTTGATTAACCCTTTTGATATCAGATCCTCTTTCAATAAATTTTCTAGTAATTCATAGGCAACCTCATGTGGGGCTCTTACTATAAATTCCTGTGACTGTTTTTTATAACCGTTTTTGCGTTTATTGATTAACCAGTAAATAACAGCTGATAACGAGAGCGCTGCAAGCCCTGCAAATATCCATGTAACTAACCGCCTGAAATTTGTAGGCACATTCATGGGGGGAAAGATATCCTTTATATCAGCCGCAGTTTCTCCTTCTTTTAACACCCCCCTGACATCAATAGTTATTTCATTGGTAACAACTTCACCCGTACCTCGACTGCTCTTGTATCTTATTTTCAACGATGGGATCGTTTGTCGTCCGATTTCGTATGAACTCAGTACGTAGTTTTGCTCGACAGTAAAATACCCGTCTTTTTCTCGTTTGTCTCCAGCAATGCCGCCTGTCTCTTTTACCGTAAATGCACCAAGTTGTTGATTAATTTTGGGAAATTCCACCGTGAGATCATTCCGATACTTCACATGAATTCCAAATTTTATCTTATCGCCAATCGTTATCTCATTTCTGTCTGTATATGCCGTTGCTTCTATCGAGACTGCATCTCCCGTATCCTTTGTTTCTATGGCAAAAATGGTATCCTTGAATGACATCAGTGTATAAACAACCAATGTGAAAATCAATAGTGTATTTAGGAGCAGATTATACCTTTTTATAACCATTTTTCAACCCAACCATACGAATCCAAAGCCAACAATATATTAAGATTTATGATTTTAAATCACAAACCGTACATGGTAAATCTGAAATGATATTATCTTGTTAGATATTCCATCAATAGTAGTTAATATCTCTTTTCCCTTATCCTGAAAAAACGGATAACGGGTTCCACATAATTTTTGCCGGTGCTGATTACAATTTCGTCAACACCCATTGACCGGAACAATTTTGACCTTTCCTGTTTTTGTCTGGCGTTTAAAGCACTAAATTCTTTTCTGGCAAGAGGGTTTGCCGTATCGACTAAGAGTATCTCTCCGGACTCTGCATCTTTTAATTCGATAAAACCCACGTTTGGTAATTCCTGTTCCCTTGGGTCTACAACCGTGATCGCAATCACATCGTGCTTCTTGTTTGCAATGCGTAATGCATGTACATAATCATGTGCTATAAAATCGGATACAATAAATGATATCGTACGACGGGCGGCTATCTTGTTCATATACTCTAGGGCAACGGAAATATTTGTCCCTTTTCCGGAAGGCACTGAGCACAGGAGTTCCCGGATAACCCGCAGCACATGTTTTGCTCCTTTTTTCGGGGGAATAAATTTTTCAATTTTATCCGTAAACATGATCATGCCGACCTTGTCATTATTCTTTATGGCAGAAAATGCCAGGAGCGCGCAGATTTCCGTGGCTATTTCATTTTTCAACTGCTTTATTGATCCAAAGTTTCCGGAAGCGCTTACATCTACAAGAAGCATTACCGTTAACTCTCGTTCTTCCACAAAACGTTTAATAAAAGGACGACCCATGCGTGCCGTTACATTCCAGTCAATCGTTCGAATTTCATCACCTGGCTGATATTCACGCACTTCTCCGAATTCCATACCCCTTCCTTTAAAAACGCTGTGATACTCACCAATAAACGACTCATTGACAAGACGACGGGTGTGGATCTCTACCTGCCGGATCTTTTTTAATATATCTTTTGAGATCATAAATATCTCTCTAACGTGTCACTTGATTCAGGCAAAAAAACGGTTTAAACGGTTTAAACCGTTCAAACGGCTTAATCTGAAAATTCAATTACGGCACCTCTACCGTATCAAATATTTTTTGCACAATATTTTCAGCACGTATCTCCTCAGCCTCGGCCTCATAGGTTGTAATGATCCTGTGGCGAAGCACATCCATACCTATTGACTTTACATCATGAGGAGTTACAAAGCCCCTTCCCTTTATAAAGGCATGCGCCTTGGCGGCTAGTGTAAGATAAATTGTTGCACGCGGAGATGCGCCGTATTCTATGAATTCATCCAGGTTAAGGTTATACGCTTTCGGATCCCTCGAGGCAAATACAATATCAATAATGTAATCCTTGATTTTATCGTCGAGGTAAATCTCGTCGACCAAGGAACGCAAACGCAGGATATCCGCAGGAGAGATCACCGGATTTACACGAAAATCCTTTTTTGTTAATGCCATGCGTTCCATAATCTCACGCTCTTCCTTCTTGTCAGGATACGTAATGTTTAATTTTAACATAAAACGATCTACCTGTGCTTCGGGTAACGGATACGTTCCCTCATGCTCAATTGGATTTTGCGTAGCCAATACAAGAAACGGGTCTTCCAGTTTAAATGTCTGATCCCCAATGGTAACCTGTCTGTCCTGCATTGCTTCCAGGAGCGCGCTCTGCACCTTTGCAGGGGCGCGATTAATCTCATCCGCAAGGACGATATTGGTGAAGATAGGTCCTTTCCGTACCGTAAAATCACCATTTTTGGGATTATAAATAAGGGTGCCGATGAGATCGGCAGGAAGTAAATCGGGCGTAAATTGTATCCGTTGAAAGCTGGCCTGCATAGTTTTGGCAAGTGTCATGACCGACATTGTTTTTGCTAATCCAGGCACACCTTCTAATAATACATGCCCATTGGAAAGGATACCTATTAAAAGTCTTTCCATCAAATATTTCTGGCCCACAATCACCTTGCCAACCTCATACATCAGGGTATTCACAAAATCACTTTCCTGTTTTACCCTTTCTGTAATCTTTTTAACATCAGATTCCATCTACCCCTCCACCGCAAAATTGTTGATTGTTTAGAAATGAAAATCAAAATATACTGTAACTAAACAGATGACGCCACTAAATTTGTTCCTTTTTATAACCATAACATTATAGATTTCTCAGGGCTGACGATAGAAAGAAGGTATTATACCAAATTTATCTGATTTAAAACAGGTATTTCAAAATCCATCCTAGGAAGGAAAGTGCTTGACACATGAGGAAATAGATGCTACGATTCAAGTTTAAAGTACCATTTTAGAGTATGCTTAAATAGATAGCATACATGGAGATATTCATAATTATGCTATATAGTAAAGAATTTATTGTCGCTAAAATTTCTCGCAAACCAGATAAAATTCTTCATGGGGTTCTGCGCCCTTGGTTTAAAAAAATCACAAATTAAGGTTATTTTGGAAATAAACGGATAGCAAGGATACGTTGCCAAAAAATATACCTGTCGTTTCGATCATTGGTAAACAGAATATAGGGAAAACCACACTTATTGGGCTTATTATTCCTTTGCTGAAACGAAAGGGGCATAGGGTTGGCACTATCAAGTACAATATCCCTTCATTTGAAATCGATTACGAAGGAAAGGATACCTACAGGCACTATCAGGCAGGCGCTGATGTAGTTTCCATATCTTCGCCCCAAAAACTGGCAACGATAAAAAGGGTCGACCGAAAGCCTCCGTCAATAAAAGATATCATAGAAACTTATTATCGGGACGTTGATATCGTCCTTGTTGAAGGCTATAAGAGTTGGCGGTATCCTTATATTGAAATCCAAAATAACCATCAACAAATGAAATCTGCAAACAAAAAATACAAAAACCATCTGAAAATTACAGGCACTGTCAAGACAGATTCGCATATACCGATTTTTTGTAAGGATGACTTGAATAACATCATAAATTTTATAGAATCAAAGATGAGGTGATTCAACAGGAGGTGATGAGTATTTCGGCAAAATATCATGTGATTTGTCCCAGGACGAACATGTTTCGTAATGTTTTGTAAATAGGCGTACATTTTTTAGGAGGAAATTTCATTGAAAAAGATTTTTAGTTATTGCGCAGTTTCTATGGCAACGATATTTGGCGCGTATATTAGCTTTCCCGCTTTGATAGCAAATGCTGGAGATATTAAAAAGATTTACAAGGACACCTGTGAATTATGCCACGGCGCCGATGGGAAAGGAAGCGAGGCTGGAAAGCAATTTGGTGTACCAGACTTCACGAATGCAGATTATCAAAAATCCAGAACTGATGCAGATATGAAAAAGTCTATGACCGAAGGCACGAAGAATCCAAATTACGTCAAACTATCGGATCTCGGAGTTGATGCTGCTGATCTTGAGCCACTCGTCAAATTAGTTCGGGAATTTGGCGGCAAATAATTCAACCTGGAAATAGTTTTCATAGATTTTGTGAAATCAAAAGGGTAGGACATTTTCATGTCCTACCCTTTCTTTTTGTAATAAAATATGAGTTATGAATAATGACGTTATTGAAATCGATGGTTCATTTGGAGAAGGAGGCGGACAGATCCTGCGTACCGCCCTTTCGTTATCGGCTATTACAAAAAGGCCCTTTGAGATATTTAACATCCGGGCTAACAGGAAAATACCAGGACTCAGCTATCAGCACCTTCAGGCGGTAAATGCCACATCGCAGATTTGCAATGCCAAAGTCGTTGGAAATCTGCTCCGATCTACTGATCTCAAATTCTATCCCGGAGAGGTAAAAGCGGGTGCGTATCGTCTTGACATCGGAACGGCGGGCTCTGTTTCGCTCGTTTTGCAAACCATATTTTACCCACTCAGTCTGGCGAATAAACCTTCTTCAATCACCATCATTGGCGGTACCCATGTCAGCCACAGTCCCTGTATAGATTACCTCATGCAACAGTGGTTATACTTTCTTAAAAAAATTGGTTTTGATGCAGAAATAGAGACACTAAGAGCGGGATATTATCCTCGTGGTGGTGGTGAGGTTTTCATAAACATAAATCCGGCACGCCCGCAACATCCAATACGGATTGAGGACAGAGGGAGGCTTATCCAGGTAATGGGAATATCTGCTGTAAGCAATCTGGATATAAATATTGCCTTCCGGCAGCAAACACAAGCAAAGAAAAAATTATTAGAACAAAATATACCTCACGAAATATCGATGAGAGAAACGCCTGCACTTGGAAGGGGCACAATGTTACTCCTGGTGGGGAAATTTGAACACAGCCAGTGTTGCTATTTTAGTTTAGGCGCCATCGGTAAGCGTGCAGAAACTGTTGCCGATGAGGCGTGTAATGAATTCTTCTCTTTCCTCGAAACCAAGGGCGTCATTGATGAGCATCTTGCAGACCAACTCATCATCCCCCTTGCCCTTACAAAAGGGACATCACAATTTACCACACCCAGGGTTACACAACACCTGCTCACGAATATTGAAATTGTAAAACTGTTTTTACCGGTCACTGTCGACATCCTGGGAAATCTCAACGAGGAAGGATCTGTAAAAATACATTGACCTGGGTAACAGGAAATCATTATCACCACTTTGAAAAAAGTTTATTTTTCAGTTGACAAATTCTAAAGTTATGTATACTCTGTGAGCTGCCTAGTAAGCTCAATATGATCAAAAAACAGTTCGATAAAGGCAAACCCTGAGCGATCAGGGGACGCAAAGGAAAGGGTCTTTACCTGTATAAGGAAGTATAGGAATAAAGAAATAAAAACTTTATAGCGTATACGGAAATACGCATCACATAAGATAGCCTTACTGCCGAAGGTGTTTGCTATAAAATATCTTTGCAGTAAGGCTTTTTTGTTTTTATAGCATCAAAAAGCCACTTTATATCAATTTTATTTGCGGAGGGGAAGGAGAAAAAAATTTATGGATATTGTCAAACGGAGTGCAAGGTCGTTTTTGTTGAGTGCAGGGCTGCTCTTGCTTGCGGTCTGTCTGCTAACATTGTCCAGTAATGGGGTTTCTTATGCGCTGAACCACAGCAGTAATATTACCAGCAATGAGACGTGGTATGCCGCTGACAATCCCCATATCGTTACGACCACCATACATGTGTATAGCGGAGCAACATTAACGATAGAGAAAGGGTGTGAGGTAAGGTTTGATAGTATGGCGGGTCTTTACATCGGGTATTTCAGCGCGGCTACTTTGAATGCGGTAGGGACAGAAGATGCTCCCATCACCTTCACTTCCAATACAGGTTCCCCTGCGCCTAACGACTGGCGGGGGATCGTTTTTTGGAACAGCACGGTTGATGGCTCAACGATTATGGATTATTGCACGGTAGAATATGGGGGATATGACAGTCACCATTCGAACATCGACTGCGACAGCGCCTCGCCTACCATCCAGAATTGTACCATACGGTATTCGGATGAATATGGAATCTATTGTGATAATAACTCAGCGCCCACATTGACAAACAACACGTTAAGTAACAATGGCGTTTATCCTATAAGTTTGTACTGCGGCATACTCGACAGCAATATTTCAGGCAATACCGGGAGCGGTAATGGGACAGATGCCATTGAGGTGCGGGACGGAAGTATAACATCAAACCGTACCTGGGTTCTGCAAGACCTTTACTTTAATGTAACGGGCATCATCCATGTATATAGTGGCGCAATATTGACGATAAATCCCGGGTCTCTGGTGAAATTTAATAGCACGGCAGCCCTTTTCATCGGGTATTACAGCGCGGCTACTTTGATTGCCAACGGGACAAGCGGCATCCCTATTACTTTCACTTCAAATGAATCAACCCCAGCGCCCGGTGATTGGCGGGGGATCGTTTTTTTCAACAGCACGGTTGACGGCTCAACGATTCTGGACTAT contains:
- a CDS encoding tetratricopeptide repeat protein; amino-acid sequence: MKHCKLLFFVVVLFGWVSLGWIDPLADKVREGNSLYNESKYDEALDKYVNAQVDSPNTIQLDFNIANAQYKRSKYHEAAQLFEKVIRTGDLEMKAKSSFNMGNTLYRQGQMKEALECYKKTVDFIDEIEHKVGSELDILKNDAKYNYEYVERKMQENEQKQQGQDQKDRQQEEEQDKNEQRQSDDNKSGEEQNQESQKDKQDPRPESTRKENKDKKENNQDQSDKDKQKDQRSEQQQPQSQDQKQMTKEEADRLLEALNHAEKETRLMKRDAQHLQHRSVEKDW
- a CDS encoding VWA domain-containing protein, coding for MKYGNLNYLYLLPVIPIVILGYFLVFRKKMNDLNTFANRELLQKVGLFVSWKRQWLKAALMIVGILFLIFTLIEPKWGYHWEEIEKKGIDIAIAVDTSRSMLADDVKPNRLEVAKREVEDLLHVLEGDRVGLVVFAGTAFTYCPLTSDYGAFRLFLDDINTNIIPQGGTALAEAIRKGISTFEANSKNHKAIILITDGENHEDDPLKAAAKAKEQGIVIYTVGVGKKDGSYIRMKDESGQERLLKDRQGQVIKSRLDEITLNKIALETGGLYTPAYGTEWGLEKIYKDSIAKIEESVYKTQRVKRYVNRYQIPLFIAIVLITLESFLSDRKKVIP
- a CDS encoding vWA domain-containing protein, giving the protein MIFHDPLLLLLLVVIPPLVYWSFHRRGTSQVLFSSLDTVKKLKPSFWQRYRYVLIILRSAAIVLLVIALARPQYGNEQTKVTTEGIDIVLAVDVSGSMLAEDFEIGGRRHNRLYVIKQVVKEFIQKRTNDRIGLVVFAGRAYTQCPMTLDYGMLLQLLEKAEIGMVEDGTAIGSGIGSSVDRLKNTKAKSKVIILLTDGRNNAGEIDPFTAAEIARTFGIRIYTIGAGTKGLAPFPAVDLFGNTVMKQVKIDIDDDALREVAKITDGRYYRATDTESLKEIYSQIDKLEKTESEVTQYTEYHELFHYFLLPAFGLLLFELGMTKTKFRKIP
- a CDS encoding DUF58 domain-containing protein, yielding MISKDILKKIRQVEIHTRRLVNESFIGEYHSVFKGRGMEFGEVREYQPGDEIRTIDWNVTARMGRPFIKRFVEERELTVMLLVDVSASGNFGSIKQLKNEIATEICALLAFSAIKNNDKVGMIMFTDKIEKFIPPKKGAKHVLRVIRELLCSVPSGKGTNISVALEYMNKIAARRTISFIVSDFIAHDYVHALRIANKKHDVIAITVVDPREQELPNVGFIELKDAESGEILLVDTANPLARKEFSALNARQKQERSKLFRSMGVDEIVISTGKNYVEPVIRFFRIREKRY
- a CDS encoding AAA family ATPase, which encodes MESDVKKITERVKQESDFVNTLMYEVGKVIVGQKYLMERLLIGILSNGHVLLEGVPGLAKTMSVMTLAKTMQASFQRIQFTPDLLPADLIGTLIYNPKNGDFTVRKGPIFTNIVLADEINRAPAKVQSALLEAMQDRQVTIGDQTFKLEDPFLVLATQNPIEHEGTYPLPEAQVDRFMLKLNITYPDKKEEREIMERMALTKKDFRVNPVISPADILRLRSLVDEIYLDDKIKDYIIDIVFASRDPKAYNLNLDEFIEYGASPRATIYLTLAAKAHAFIKGRGFVTPHDVKSIGMDVLRHRIITTYEAEAEEIRAENIVQKIFDTVEVP
- the mobB gene encoding molybdopterin-guanine dinucleotide biosynthesis protein B, giving the protein MPKNIPVVSIIGKQNIGKTTLIGLIIPLLKRKGHRVGTIKYNIPSFEIDYEGKDTYRHYQAGADVVSISSPQKLATIKRVDRKPPSIKDIIETYYRDVDIVLVEGYKSWRYPYIEIQNNHQQMKSANKKYKNHLKITGTVKTDSHIPIFCKDDLNNIINFIESKMR
- a CDS encoding c-type cytochrome — protein: MKKIFSYCAVSMATIFGAYISFPALIANAGDIKKIYKDTCELCHGADGKGSEAGKQFGVPDFTNADYQKSRTDADMKKSMTEGTKNPNYVKLSDLGVDAADLEPLVKLVREFGGK
- the rtcA gene encoding RNA 3'-terminal phosphate cyclase, with translation MNNDVIEIDGSFGEGGGQILRTALSLSAITKRPFEIFNIRANRKIPGLSYQHLQAVNATSQICNAKVVGNLLRSTDLKFYPGEVKAGAYRLDIGTAGSVSLVLQTIFYPLSLANKPSSITIIGGTHVSHSPCIDYLMQQWLYFLKKIGFDAEIETLRAGYYPRGGGEVFININPARPQHPIRIEDRGRLIQVMGISAVSNLDINIAFRQQTQAKKKLLEQNIPHEISMRETPALGRGTMLLLVGKFEHSQCCYFSLGAIGKRAETVADEACNEFFSFLETKGVIDEHLADQLIIPLALTKGTSQFTTPRVTQHLLTNIEIVKLFLPVTVDILGNLNEEGSVKIH